AGGGTCTTAAGGCCCGGAGCAGGCAAAAACCCacaaaactaaaaaaagaaacaGATTGTTCCTAATGGGCCACCGGCTATCATTAAAAATCACAAGCCCAAAGTGAAAGATGCTGCAAGAAAAGGGGAAATCTCTAAAAGCTCATCCAAAGCGCCCCTACAACAACGTTCAACAACAAGGAATAGTGAAATTGTTGCTATGGAAGCCAAAATGCTTGATACTATGAGGAGGCTACAGCAAGAACAAAATGAATCCCACGAAGTGTCGAAAATTGCGAAGAATGTGCTAGAGGAGCACGAGGTAAGGGATAGTTTCCTCTCCCAATTGCCGAAGAGCTTCATGAATGAAGGAGCGCGGAGAAACCAGGGAGGCCCTCTGCGGAAGGAAAAACCACCAGACAGCTTGTTGGAGTATATGAGTAACGCTGACAGCAACTTATCGAGACATGGAGATGATGTTATGCTAGACTCGCCGATGATGGCTGCTGGGGTCAAATCCCAAAACTAAACTTGGGTATGTTTCTacccttctttttttcttttaaggtCATCATGAATGTTATTGCTTTGAATTGTAGAGGGAGCAGGGGGTAAAACTTTTTCGGCGCTTATTAAAGACATTAAAAGATAATATAATGCTAGTTTTTGTAATATGTTGGAAACATATATCAGTGGAGATTGTGGTAGAACTGTTTGTAAAAAATTAGGTTTTGATAATTTTTACATTGAGGATGCTAGAGGGTTTTCTGGTGGCATATGGTGCCTTTGGGACAAATCTGCCTAGAATGTGGATATCACTTTTCATAGCTCTCAAATGGTGCACATGGAATTGAAGCAGAGGCAGTCACCACCCTGGTTGCTCTCGATCATATATGGTAGCCCACAGAGGGCAAGTCGAAGAGCTCTCTGGAATAAGATTCGCGATCTAAGCAGCAACATTAACCAACCCTGGTGTCTCATTGGCAACTTCGACGCTATTCTCAACGATTTCAAAAGGAAAGGTGGTGCTGGAAGCAATCCTAGAGGTGCCTGTTCTGAATTCCAAACATGTATCTCGGATTGTGACCTCTTTGATCTAGGCTACTGTGGCTGGACCTTTACTTGGAAAAGAGGTAACCTAGTAGAGCGGTTAGACAGAGCGCTTTGCAATCTGAAATGTCATAACACCTTCCCTAAATCGAAGGTCAGACACCTACCCAGTTTCAAATTGGATCACTCGCCTCTTTGTCTCTAACTCATCCCTTCTCCTCCAATAAACAAGGGCAAAAGACCGTTTAGATTTCTGGCAGCTTGGTTAACGCATCCAGATTTTGCTGAATGGGTAAAGGGTAATTGGAAGGTCCAGAACTCTTGGTCCCATTGTATCACTGAGTTCCAGATGTCTCTTAAGTCATGGAAATATGAAGTCTTTGGTAACATCCATAAAAGAAAGAGCAGAATTATAAGGAGGTTACAAGGGATTACAGCTTGCATAAATCTCGAAAGTAACATTTTTCTCCAAGAGCTGCAAACGTCTCTATGGGCCGAATATGAAGACATTCTACTGCAAGAAGAGATTTTATGGTACCAAAAGTTGAGATGTAAATGGTTAGAGTTTGGTGAccataatacaaaatatttccaTGGAAGTACCATGGCAAGAAGGAGGAAAAATAAAATTGAGTCCCTTCAAGGGCCAGATGGCAGCTGGATTTCTGATAAACCAACTCTGGAAGGTATGGCAACATCTTTCTACAGTAACCTTTTCACCGATGACACCCCAGATGATCCTTATGTGCTGAACAACTTCCCCCCTCTCCAATGATGATCTGATGATGTTGGGTCGGTCTTTTAACCACCTAGAGATTACGAATGCCATCTTTCACATGGGTAGCCTGAAATCATCGGGTACAGATGTAATTCAAGCTATTTTCTACCAGAATTTTTGGGAGAGAAGGTAGGCTCGGACCTCTGCATGCTAGTTGATGGTATTTCCCAAAATCTGAACAAGGTGGAAGAAGTTAATGAAACGTTAATCACCCTTATTCCAAAGGAGGAACCGGTCATGGACCTGAAACAATTGCGACCAATCAGCCTGTGCAATGCCTCTTACAAAGTGATTACTAAAGTTCTAGCTAACCGCCTGAGAAAGATTATGGACAAGCTTATCAGCCGAAATCAATGCAGCTTCGTTCCAGGGAGACAGAGTTTGGACAATATTATTATCTCACAAGAAGTTATTCACTCCATGAGGCACAAAAAGGCAGAAAAGGGTGGATGGCTattaagattgatttggaaaaggcCTATGATAGATTGAAGTGGTCCTTTGTCAGAGACACACTAATTGATATAGGTATTCCGGAGcatttatcaatttaatttattgttGCGTTTCAACTGTGAAAATGAAAGTCCTTTGGAATGGAGAAGCTCTAGACGAATTCAATCCCTCTCGGGGCATCCGTCAAGGTGACCCCATCTCTCCGTATATCTTTGTCCTTTGCATGGAAAGACTATCCCAATTGATAAATGCAGAAGTAGAGCATGATTTCTAGAAACCTATTCAATTAAATAGAAACAGTCTGAAACTTTTGCATATCTGCTTTGCGGATGATCTTGTCCTCTTTGCGGAAGCTAAAATGAGACAAGCCGAAGTCATTAGGAAGGTTTTGGATGCGTTTTGCTTGAGCTCAGGTTAGAAGATCATCAACGACAAAACCATAATATTTTTCTCCAAGAATGTAGGGGCATAGTATTCGAGAAGAAATAAGTGGATTCTTAAGCTTCAAGAGAACGGAAGACCTTGTTAAATATTTGGGCGTCCCTCTCATCCATTCCAGAGTTACAAGAAATACATATAAAGAGGTGGAAGCAAATATTAATGCAAGACTAAACAACTAGAAAGCCTCATCCCTTTCCCTAGCTGGGAGAACCACCTTGGTGAGAACTGTCCTTTCTACTATTCCGAGTTATACTATGCAAACTGCCTTTATTCCTGTATCTACTTGTGATGTTATTGACCGTAAATGCAGGAATTTTATTTGGGGAGAAATTGAAAACTCAAAAAAGGTTCACCTCTTGAACTGGAAAATAATGGGTGAACCTAAGAGAGCTGGAGGACTAGGAGTGCGGCATGCTAAAGATCTTAATCGTGCGTATATTATGAAAGCAGGATGGGGTCTTATCGAAAAGAAGGACTCACTATGGGCTCGGGTACTTAGAGCTAAGTATCAGTGCGAAAATGACATTGTTCCAAATGTGACTAGGAGATCAAATGACTCTAACCTTTGGAAAGGCATATGTTCTTCTTGGGAAGCAATTGAAAGTAATTCCATCTGAAGGATAGGAGACGGACTCCACATCAACTTTTGGAATCATCAATGGGTGCCCAGTATTGGGCGACTAGATCAACAAACTCCACAGGTAACTAATTACTCAGAGTCCGGATCCTCACTAACGGACTTCCTTTTGGTTTCAGGTGCTTGGGACATAAATAAACTGAAGGAATGGCTTCCTGAAGATACGGTACACAAGGTCATCTCCATGTCCCCGCCCTCTCCATGGAAGCAAGAGGACCACATTGCATGGGCCACAACCTCGGATGGTGCATTTAGTTTAAAAACAGCTTACCTAGCGATTAAAGGAGATGATGGATTAAATGATCAACTCTTCAAGCTGATTTGGAAATGGAAAGGCCCGGAAAGAGGTAGATTTCTCCTTTGGCTCGTGGCCCACGACGCAATCCTATCGAATGCTGAAAGGAAGAGAAGACATATGACTAATGATGCTGGATGCCCCCGCTGCAACAACAATAATGAAACGGCCCTCCATGTGCTCCAAGATTGTCCGTTTGCAACCGAAATATGGAAAAGTCTGGCCTATCAAGATCATGATAGAAACTTCTTCCAACAAGATAGAAGACATTGGTTATTGAAGAATTTGGCTAGCACTGAGGAGTGGGCAAACAAATTTGGCATGGCCATTTCTTCTATTTGATACGAGAGAAATAAGCTTGTCTTTTATGGCGCCAATTCTCAACCTGTAAAGGTTGTTGAAGAAATCAAGTCTCGGTGTAGAGAATATACCAAGGTGATGAAGAAGCAAGGCTTGGCTCGCAAGATGACCAAGGAACCGGACAGCTTAATCCGATGGTACCCACCTGATGCTGACTACCTTAAAATTAATGTGGGCGAGTCCTTCTACGCTCATAATGGTAACGCTGCTTGTGGTGGAATTGTTTGTGACAATCTTGGAAGGTTTGTGAAAGGGTTTTCTTGCAACCTAGGGAGTTGCTCTATTATGCATGGGAATTGTGGGGTATTATCAAAGGCTTGCAAATCACTATCGACAACGATTATAATCGTATTGTTATAGAATCTGACTCTATGATGACCATCGGTTTCATCAAGGCAGATTGTCCGAGACATCACCCTTGCTCTCCTCTGTTAGATGATATTAAGGTGCTGAGAAGGCGCTTGACTCAAGTATCGTGGAAGCATATTCTGCGTGAGGCTAATGGTGTTGCGGACATCCTTGCAAGGATAGGACAAAACCTTTCTATCGGACACCAGATTTTTtatccctcccccccccccccgagATTGTTCACAGTTTATATGTTGACAGCATAGGCACCCTCAGATTAAGGGGCTGCTAAGCTTAtctttggtttttttatttttcttttctttcttgttgggATCTGTGATCCCCCTATTAccacaaaaaaaaagaataattgcCAGGACTTCAATGATGATTTACCCACTTGTTCTAGTTTAATGATAATACTGTTAAATATTTCAGAGGTGTTAGTCCTTCCCAACTAATCAATTCATCCGATAAGCAATTTGCATTAATAAATAGTTTCTGCAAGATTTTTCAAAGTTGCAAGGTGTGTTAAATTAAACATTGCTTCTGATAAAATGTTTGTATACAGATGAAACAGAAAACCTATAAAGGGATACAGAAGAAGTTTAGCTTACCTCTAGACCTGTAAAATGAGAAATTAGGACACAACATACGTataagggtgtgtttggcaatcacgttgaaaaaaaaaagtacattACAGCTTTTTGAAAGCTTCAATGTTTGGTTTGGCTAATTTTCCTCTCTATAAATGCAGAAGTGATTTTAGTCACAAAATACGTTTACAAACCATTGacatttaacatttatttttcttttaccaactttatcctttatacatattattgtattatttatagaattcttattatttctttttatatgagcttttttttttctattatttattatttatatttttttattaatttttatttgacattatatatatttttataatagtaatttttgtacattatatttattattatctttttataatataatttattgatccattaggtaaaataaattaaacaaaaaaattaatcataaataataataatagtaaaaaattataacatattaaaaaagagtactaaaagtactaaaaatatactatataaaaacatataaaaaaaatattaaaaaattaaacatatataaaaaaataacattataatttattaatttaatgtcatatattttttatagaagAAGCATTAGATGATCCCAACTGGAATTAGCAGTGATGAAAGAGTGGCATGCactcaagaaaaatgaaattTGGGAGATTGTAGATCTGTCACAGAATACAAAATTGGTTGGCTGCAGGTGGATTTTTACCATCAAATGCATGCTGATGGAAGCATAGAAAGGTATAAGGCTAGGTTAGTAGTTAGGGGATATATACAAACTTATTGAGTAGACTATCGAAAGACTTTTACTCCAGTTTATTCTTAAAATAGCTTTAGAAGAAGTTTGGTGGAAGACTTGTTTTAAAAGGTGTTTAAAGAAAATTCCTTTAACTCACAAATCAGAAGAATTAATAGCTTAAAGAAACAAAAGGGACATCTACAAACTGCACATTCaatcaaaacatacaaatgcatatgatgcatgcctgtcctatggctgatgagactcatctgtcggttatccagccatcccaacaagtctgaattgtccttagactgtcccccaacgtgcatccccaagagtctatgcataactttttctcaaataatcaattgAGCAataatgggggtaacattcccgagaatttatatagtgcccggtcacacttacgccgtagggtcaacagagtatcgagcctcaacctggtacacgtggtggcaagtcaCAGCACTTTACCCaaagaaactcgtatctcagataattcaaataaataagccatatgaatatttcaatcataattcattaagatccacatcattctcaaccatgtaCAAAATTCTTTATAACGCCTACAAAATTttttatccaaacaatatttattttatcaaaatcaattttagtatagAGTTGCCAAATATAAATGATATTGATACAAACTTATTTCtactcaaaatcaattttataaaatctctTTTATTCAAACTCCAATTTAACAAATCACAATCAAAATACATACTTAGCAAGTTAACTGACACACATCCAATGAATTCGTTAACACTTCTTCGAATAGAGATGTGGAAGATCAAGTTGACAGACATCTTTAAAGGTTGAAAATAatgttgataattaattttaattaaaaactaaaatattaactTCGAAATTTTTTGGAGATCAATTTGAATAAATactctaaattatatatattagaaaaCGAAGGAAAAtacttaataattaatatataacgaAAGGAATGTCAAACATTAGCATAgcttatttagatttttttttatatggacaAGATATTTAAAAATCCTAATAAGTAATCTTTTTGTTTAAttgctaataattaatttataaatttaattttagtgtatTAATAGTATAaatgattttatatatttatttaaaaatttaattttaatatattaatagtataaaattttttacataattatctaattaaatttatatcattttttaagtaataaattttatgattcaatgtatatataaaattattttatataatacatAGAAATTAAATTCTTcatttagttatatatatttttatagatgACTATTGACACACAATGATACATTATTAGGTGTATATGTAAAATTGTTTCATtaagaaacaaaatgtaaatttattttattgttgctaaaacatgaaaattaaactcTTGCTCTATTCACTAAaactaagaatttaatttttatatttattacttaATAATCTTTTATCTGGTTGCAACTCTTTTCTTAAGCGTTAGTCCcattatcaataaaaaaaaaccCACCCTAAAGCATTATAATTTGTCCTTAATCTTTCATTAAACTTTAATTAAAAACGCTGAAATTTAAAActgattcaaaattgaatttaaattgatttgattatagtttaattatttaaaaatttaaatataatgaaATTAAACCGAAACTGAACCGGCGTACACGCTAGACAAAGAAACACAATGGATAAGAGATCCGAAATTTCTAGATCAAACGAAgacaaaaatattattgttttctcttttcttttaactccaaaaaatatatatgtaaagtGACAAGAAATAAAAGTTGCAAAATAATTGAAAAACACAAGTCGAAAAAAAGAAGGACATGTGGGATGGTTGGAGTGGATACAACGTTAACATGTAGTCCACTGCATgcgcaataaataaataaataaataattaattaaataaataaataaggtaaATAAACAATGAAttagtataaataataaataataaatgagTTTTAAGAGTTGTTATATGAATAAAAGAATAAGGATGATATGAATGATCATTATTCCCCAAACGCTCCCTTAACCCACCCAAACCCCGCCGGAAATCCAAATCCCCCAATCGTTGTTATTCCGAAGATATTTTTCCTTTGATTCATGTGCTTCTTCTTGTTTTAGTTTGGAGAGCCCTAAAATCCCTTGCGATTTGATTCGAAAAGATTGCGATTTGCGAAGTAAAGGGTGGGTTATAGGGGTAAGGGTAAGGGTGAAGGGTAAACTCTGCTTTCtcaacaaaaacaaaaggagaaaaatatctaGGTCGAGAAAAAATGGTGGTTTCCGATGCTCCCAACGGCGGTGGCTCTTCGTCTCCGCCACTGGTGGTGGAGCAAACCAACACGCTTGGGATCACGAAGCCTATCTCTCTCGCCGGTCCCACCGACGCCGATTTACATCGGAACGCCGAATTGGAGaaggtagtttttttttttttaacaattttattttaattgaattgctTATTGACTTCACGTTCATGCTTTTGATTTGGTGGGGAAAaatccttttttgtttttttttgggggggggggggtgtcTGTTTTGTTTGGTTTTTCCTAGTTTCTGCTTGATTCGGGACTCTACGAGAGCAATGAAGAAGCTGCTACCAGGAGAGAGGTTCTTCAGCGCCTTGATCAGGTTATCAACTCCTTCGATCTAATTGTAGATTACTGTTTATTGAGGTGTTTCTTTCAATCAGGGGTTGTGGAAattgtgttttgtgttttgtgttttatgttgTTGCATGTCGATGAATGATGAACATGTTTTTGAACCTTGATAGATTGTTTTCTGATGCCCTTTCTGGCTATGATTGGGGTACTGTTTCAACTTTGTAAAGttcaaagttttttatttttgttgtgtgACAAAGTTGACCTGTGATGTAGACTGTTAAAAGTTGGGTGAAGCAGTTAACGCGTCAACGAGGCTATACGGATCAGATGGTTGAGGATGCCAATGCCGTTATTTTCACTTTCGGTTCTTATCGACTAGGGGTGAGTATGAGGTGTAACTTTCTCCTGATTGATTCTAAGTAGTGTAGTGGTTGCTTTTGGCAAagaattgaatcgaagggacaattttttaacttttcttcTATTAGTGTATAATGTAGTTTATCTAAAAAGGATTTTTGGTGTATGATGTGCTTTAATTCAAGGTGTGCATGTTTGCCTTTATTTGATACATCATATGAATTGACAATAACATGATTTGACAAGAATTGAAGAAGTTTAGATCAGTATATTGGATGATGACTTTATGGGAAGGGTTGTATATACCAATATAAGGCTTGTTAATCTATTTACAGAAGGGTATTTGATGTTGTTGGGAATACGTCTGAGTATAATTCATCCTGGGCTCTCTTTCTTCTTGAGCTTATCACTTTACTACTTTTATAGATATATTTATAGCCACCTCTCCAGAAATAGACATGTCATGTTTTATGGTTTATGCCGATGTCTAAAAATTGTTGAGTTCCCAGGTTCAGGTAGTGCTGGAGTCCTAATATTGTTGGTTTGTTTGTACCAATAGTCATGCTGCACTCATTGTCAGGAAAATGACTGATGGACGATGACCtcaattgaatttcatttttaaTGTTATGGTGGAATGTCTTAATCATTGTCCATGAATGTTAACAGTTTCTTCTCCACACTTTCCCAGTTCTTTTGGTTAATTTGTTCTCGTAGCAAAAAACTACTCTTTTTCCCCAAATTAAGTAGTACAGCTAGCAAAGTAGTCAAAATATTGTTGGATAGTACATTGTTGTCGTCTTCAAGTCACTGTTCCATGTAAAATTGGATATATAGCAAAAATTGAATTGTTTGCAGGTACATGGACCAGGAGCTGACATAGACACTTTGTGTGTTGGCCCTTCTTATGTGAATCGGGAGGTGATGACCTGAAGTTGGTTGTGTTTTTCTTAATTTACTGAAATCCATGGAATTATTGGATATCTTAGCCAATATTTCACTTGTTTGCAGGAAGACTTCTTTATCATTCTGCATAACATCTTGGCTGAAATGGAAGAAGTTACTGAACTTCAACCAGTTCCAGATGCTCATGTCCCCGTAATGAAATTCAAGTTCCAGGGAATATCTATAGATTTGCTTTATGCAAGTATATCTCTTTTGGTTGTGCCTGAAGTAAGTTTGGTAACCTTATTTAACAGGGCTTTATATTGACTGCATTTTTGTGGGCAACAATTTTATTAAAACCACTTGTCTTATTGTTAAGAATCTGAGGGCTTCCCTAAGATAAGTATCAGCATCATTTATAAAGTCGAGCTCAGTGATACTTTGGAAAATTGATGCAATGATTCTTCTCGTGTTCTTGTGTGTTTCTAAGAGAAACATGATCCTTTGGTTATTCTTCCCCTTCAGAGTTTTTCATCTCCTCTGTTAGAATCTATTTTTCCTTTCAAGCTGGCTCACATTTGATATCGTTTTCAAACTCATTTATGTACAGGACCTGGACATCTCACATGGCTCAGTGCTGTATGATGTTGATGAACCTACTGTTCGAAGTCTTAATGGCTGCCGGGTGGCAGATCAAATTCTTAAACTTGTTCCAAATGTTGAGGTTAATATACATGTTTTTTGGTTTGTTAATTGATATTTTAGTAGATTTAATTCTCTTTCATCTTATTAACTTGATAATCTGTTAACCCTTGACAATGATAGCACTTCCGAACCACACTGAGATGTTTAAAGTTTTGGGCTAAAAGGCGTGGTGTTTATTCAAATGTAAGAGAGCTACACTGAAAACCTTTGTAGTTTGCTATTTACTGTCATTAATGGCAATAGAATCCATGTTTTTCTTTATTGTATGCTCTATTCAGGTTACGGGATTCCTTGGAGGCGTGAATTGGGCTCTATTAGTTGCTCGAATTTGCCAGCTTTACCCTAATGCAATCCCTAGTATGCTGGTTTCTCGATTCTTTAGGGTATATACACAGTGGAGGTGGCCAAATCCTGTCATGCTGTGCACAATAGAGGAAAATGAACTGGGTTTCCCAGTTTGGGATCCTCGTAGAAACCCGCGGGACAGATATCACATTATGCCAATTATTACTCCTGCATACCCTTGCATGAATTCCAGCTACAATGTCTCCGCAAGCACTCTTCGTGTTATGAAGGAACAGTTTCGCTATGGCAACAAGATTTGTGATGTAAGAGGTGTTATCccatttagttttcttttttattaaaagaattgtgacttttttaaataaatggCTTTAATTGTAGGAAATTGAGCTCAGTAAAGCCCAATGGAGTGCACTTTTTCAGCCATATTTCTTTTTCGAAGCCTACAAAAACTATTTACAAGTGGACATCCTTGCAGCAGACACTGATGACTTGTTAGCATGGAAAGGTTGGGTAGAATCTCGATTGAGGCAGCTCACCCTGAAGGTACACCACTGTTATTATCTTGTACAAATTTCATCTGGTGGGTTTAGTCCCCCTCTCTTTTCCCaaccaaagaaaaatgaaaaagaaaagaaaaa
This region of Arachis hypogaea cultivar Tifrunner chromosome 8, arahy.Tifrunner.gnm2.J5K5, whole genome shotgun sequence genomic DNA includes:
- the LOC112706326 gene encoding nuclear poly(A) polymerase 4, translated to MVVSDAPNGGGSSSPPLVVEQTNTLGITKPISLAGPTDADLHRNAELEKFLLDSGLYESNEEAATRREVLQRLDQTVKSWVKQLTRQRGYTDQMVEDANAVIFTFGSYRLGVHGPGADIDTLCVGPSYVNREEDFFIILHNILAEMEEVTELQPVPDAHVPVMKFKFQGISIDLLYASISLLVVPEDLDISHGSVLYDVDEPTVRSLNGCRVADQILKLVPNVEHFRTTLRCLKFWAKRRGVYSNVTGFLGGVNWALLVARICQLYPNAIPSMLVSRFFRVYTQWRWPNPVMLCTIEENELGFPVWDPRRNPRDRYHIMPIITPAYPCMNSSYNVSASTLRVMKEQFRYGNKICDEIELSKAQWSALFQPYFFFEAYKNYLQVDILAADTDDLLAWKGWVESRLRQLTLKIERDTNGMLQCHPYPHEYADTSRHCAHSAFFMGLQRKEGEKGQEGQQFDIRGTVDEFRQEINMYMYWKPGMEIFVSHVRRKQLPLFVFPDGYKRNRMSRHISHSAEKMGEDAAKSNLGSSERSVKRKNDHEMLDEKLGKPEKRASISPQRLVCVSPESCSSQMSIDGTKGVRLAKNAGTKCEIKSSNGLLENGISTEGAYVHLSETGGVHPKNDSQNSRCSEVQNENGVDRNKAGEMDLDCLESAETASSKSLSNCKESAVDMDQRLDNTHNFQRTEYSDYVPTASSQALNCERDVRLGSVV